A window of Streptomyces sp. Je 1-332 genomic DNA:
TAGAGGCAGGAGAGGGAGTTCCACGAGCAATTCGAAGGTCTCTGGGAGAACATCCGCAAGCGCCGCTCGACCGTCGCAATCGCGGGGCCGGACCCGGTGGTGAAGGCGGAAGGCGCGTTCGCCGACGACGTCAGGTCCTTCAGAAACGACGTCGTACACCGCCGCAAGGGACACCTGTTCACGAGAAGCACCGCTTCGAACGGCGCCTGGACTTCTTCACCGAGGCGGCACGTACAGCGCTGGAGGATGAAGGCCACTCATCCGGGGCCCCTAGCGCAACGGCAGCTCCGTAAGCATGACGGCATAGACCGGGGAGTCGGGGAAGGGCTGAGGCTCCCCAACTTTCCGGAAGCGCGGTCGACGGCGCCTGTAGCGCGATCTTCTCGGCGGATCGGTCGCCGATGCTGCATGTTGCTGGCTACGCTTCTGGTGGGGCCGGGCGCCGGTGCGAGTCCTACTGCGCCAACAGGGGGGGGCAGGTGGACGATATGGCCGTAGGGCGTGATGATTGTCGTCGCTTGTCGAGGGTCAGCGATCCTGCGCAGGCGCCACCGGTCTGACCTGGGGCTGTGCAGGTTGGCTCGAGTGGGTTGGAGCGTGCTGGCTCACCGAATCTGCGCAGAGGTCGGCGCACGCCTGTTGTGAGTTGGTGGGGTGGCGGCAGTGGGTTTGCCAGCAGGACATGGCGAAGCGTCAGCCGCGGTTGCCTACGCGGACCACGACCGGGTGCAGCACCACACATACAAATGCGGGCTCTGTCGGTGGAATGGCTACCGCCTTGCCTCTACGACGCACGCGTGGTCGGCTACTCACGCCCTGAGCACCGGCGCCGAGCCCGACTCGGACAGCGGCCTGTACCGACAGCGGGTCTTCTTCCCGCTCCTACACGACCGCGACAGGCTGCCCACTGGCCTCTACCAAGAAGCCTCTATGGGGGTTCCTCAGGTGGACCGGGTGGATGTGCCGTCCAGGGCACCGTACCCCTCGGCCCGGCCGCCGCCTCGCCACACGTAATGTCCCCTCGCATGGACCACGTTGAACTAAGCGATGCCATAGCGGACTTCGCGAGTCTGATCGGCCGCGTCGAGGAGACCGGCGAGCGGATGTGCATCATCGATGGCGGCGAGCCGACGAGTGTGCTCCTCCCCGCGGCCGAACTCGCCGAGCTGGAACACTTCGCCCAACGAGCCCCCAGCGGCGCGCGGCACCGGCCCAGATCCAGATCGGGGCAGGGGCACCCGTTCGGCCCGGACCCGCAGGGCCCGTACATCCGCTACGTGCACGCTGACGGGGGGAGGATGACCTTCGTACGAGACCGGGTGGTCGTGGCCGAGCTGAGGTCGGTGGAGGAGATCGACTGGCTGGAGGACAGGGCGCGCACGGCCCGCCAGAGCTACATGCCCCCGAAGCAGGCGGACGCGTTCGAGGAGTTCCTCGCCCGCCAGGGCCCGGTGGGCGACGGCGTGGCGTGGATCGCCAGCAGTTGGCGGAACCAAGAACCCTTCACGGAAATCGTGTTCATCAAGGGACCGACCGCCGAGGATGTGGCCCTCGCCTACGGGGCCGACGCGCAGGACGTCGCCGACGGGCTGCTGCTCCGCCAGGTCGAGGAGCAAGACGCGCGGGAGGGTACCGACAACCTCACTCGCGTGCTGGCCTTCGGGGAGGAGAACGGCTGGACGTGGCTGGGCTACCACGACTTCGACCATGCCTTCTCGCGTTCCCTCGAGCCGCCACCCGAGCAGCAGATCACGCTCAGCGCGACCATGGCCAAGGCCATCTACGACTTCAGCTACTTCGAGGACGGTGCGTACCAGAACCCCTTCCCGATCGAGGACGGTGCCACAGACCGGCGGGACATGTATGAACTCATCTGGTACACCCCGGGCAAGGCGCCGTTCGCCCCGGAAGCGCCGCTGTCCTTCCTCAACCTCCACCTCCGCATCGCGGAGAAGGCAGGCAACTGGAGGGACAACATCGCGCTGTTCTTCGAAGGCCTGGAACGGGCCTTCGGCCTCGCCCTGCCCCGGGACGCGATCACCTCCGGGAACGTACGCTGCGCCCGTCCGGCCCGCCGCTGACCAGGGGCGGACAGCGGCGGGGAATCGGCTGCACACGCACTGCTTGCTTGTGGGCACACCCATGCAACTGCGCTGATGAAATCCCCGGGTCTTCGCTGTCCGCCGGCCGCCAAGTAGCTTCTTCCCGCCCTCTGGAGCTCCTGTACGTCGTCTGGCTACCTCAGCCGGATGTCAACCGCGTTCTCTCAGGAGGGGGCGGGTGCGTTGATCCGCGCGGCCTCGAGACGTGCTCGGTCAATATGATTCCGATCATGAGTATGGAAGTCGTGCAGGCGTGGCGCCGTGTCGAGAATTGGCTCGCGCAGAATGCCCCCGGGTCTTACCGCTCCCTGAGGGCGCCGGCATCGGATGTCGACCTCACCCAGGCAGATGAGTACGTGCCTATACACGCCGATCTTCGGTTCTTGCTCGAACTGCATGACGGTGGCGAAGGGTTCGAGGTCGAGGGGGACGAGGAGGGCGAGGTGAATCCGGCGGCATGGCTGCCGGAAGGGTGCGAATGGCTTCCCTTGGACCGCATGCTCGGCCTGCCCGCTGTTGCCCTGCACGGTGCACCGCGGCCCGGCTGGGCTCCTTGGGCCGCGCCCGGAGACGGTGAGGTCGGGTTCGGCGTCGACGCAGGTACAGGGCAGGTGATGCGTTTCCCTGACGATGGGACGGCACCACTTGATTCCGTCGCTCCTGAGTTCAGCTCCATCGCCGTGTACCTCACGGCTGTGTCAGAGGCTCTTGAGGAGGGGACGGGGCCGCTGATCACTGCGGACCATCAACCTGGCATCGCACTCGGTTGTTTGCTGTGGGAGGACCCGGAGCAGGTGTCGCTCGACGAGGTGGAGTGGCGTGCCCTGCACGCTTGAAATCCTCGCCTACCTTAAGGGGGGGGCGATTTCCGCCTGCCGCGGCGTTGGCCGGCGCGGCTTCGGATGGGTTCCTGTTTCATCGCGCTGTGCCGGGAGGAGTCCCGTTCTCACCCGCGCTCCGCAGGCTGATACCGCCAGTCCGGCGGCCTTTGCGACGTTGATGGCCGCAGTGATATCCCGATCGAAGGCGGCCCCGCATGCTTGGCACGTCCATGCGCGGACGTGCAACGGTTTGGGCCGTCCTTGACGCCGCACTGCGAGCACACCTGGCTGGTGGGCTCGACCCGGTCGATCTTGATCAGAGTGCGCCCGTACCGGGCGGCCTTCTCTGCGCGAGGGCGGCTTCGACACGGTGGGCGAGGCCCTGCAGTGGTGCAATGACCGGCTCACCGGCGAGGTCGGTCCGCTCCCGCCGGCCGGCCGGCCGGTGGTGGCGCTTGGGCCCCGGGTAGGTGTCGCTCATGACGGATGCCGCCGCGTCGCCCTCGGTACAGGCCGTCGTTTACGGTGCCGTCGTCGCGAAGGGCGCGCGCGTTGCTGGACCGGGTTCGCCGCTGACTCCTCGGCCCGCGACAGCTCCCGGCGCCGGAAGGTACCGGCGGCCAGAGTCAGCGGGCCGATCAACAATACGAGCACGGCGACAGCGCCAAGCGCGACCGGCAGGCTGGTCAGCTCGGCGACGCCGCCCACCATCGGAGGGCCGAGTAAGAACCCGCTGTAGGCAATGGTTGTCGCAAACGCGACCTCGCGTTCGCCGCCGCCCCCGTCGGGCCGCCGCCCGGCAGCTCCGCTCAACTCGATGACGACGGGGGAGGCGTACGCGAGACCGACACCAGCGACAGCGAAGCCGGCGAAGGTCAGGGCCGGTGACGGCGCCATGACTGCGGTGACCAGCCCGAGCCCGCCGATCGCGGCACCCCCGATAAGCATGTGCGGTGCGCCCCAGCGACGCTGGATCGCCTCACCGCACAAGCGGGTGCACGCCATGGTGGTCGAGAAGCACGAGTAGATCAGGGCACCGGTGGCCTCGCTGAGACCGCGTTCCTGCACACCGAACAGTGCTGACCAGTCCGCCGTCGCTCCTTCGGCTATCGAGGCACACAGTGCCACGCCGCCGAGCAGCCACAGCGCCGGTCGCCTGAAAGGGGCTTGCTCGGCGTGCCCGACCTCAGCGGACACTCTCAGTCGTTTCTCCACGGGAATCCAGCGGACGATGCCGATGGTGACACCGCCGCAGACCACCGCGACGATGACGAAATGACGGCTGGGTGCCAGTCCTTGCCAGGCCGCGACCGCAGCGCTGACTGAACCGGCCAGCGTGCCGAAACTGAAGGCTGCGTGAAAAAGCGGCATGATCGACCGTCCGGCTCGCCGGGTCGCGGTCACGCCGGCCACGTTCATTGCCACGTCCATCCCGCCGACCATGACGCCGAGTACGACCAGCAGCAGGCCGAGCATCGCGGGCGACCTCGCCAGCCCCAGTACCGGAAGCATCGCGGACCCGGCAACGCCGGACACCGCCATCACGATACGAGCACCAAACGCCGCGCAGAGTCGACCGGCGAGAATCGAAGAGGCGATCATCCCTACGCTGGCACCGAGCAGGGACAGTCCCAGCGCACCCTCCTCCGCACCGATCTGCGCGGCCAATGCCGGCACCCGAGGGGCCCACGAGCCGAGCAGCGCGCCGTTGAGCACGAACGCGCCGAGTACCGCGATGATTTCCGGGTTCCTGCCGCTGGCTCGGTCGGGATGGGTGGCGGTCATGGTCAGCTCCGTCCCGGCCCGGTTGGGGCGAGCCACGATCGGTCAGCTTCGCCAGGTCGGCAGCGCCGGCAGAGGGCCTCGCGGTTCGACGCTCAGCATGTGGCCGTCGGTCCGCCTGGTGAGCCAGCCCAGCAGTTCGGCTGCTGGGCCGTTCACACGCGGCCCTGGCCCGTCGCCGAGTACCCGCGGGACTTGGTCCTCGTCGGCGCGCAACGTCATGGGCGGCGTGTGGGGGTTGGTGCGCAGTTTCGCGGTGGTCGCATCCAGTTCGCGGGCGGTGAAGGAGGCGGGCCAACGGGCCGGAGTGTGGCCGGCGTCCAGGTCGGTGTGGTGCACTTCCACCTCGCGCAGCATGCTGGCGACGGCCCCGCGCACCGGCCGCAGACCGGCCCCGAGCCAGCGCACCGGCACGTCCCAGGCGTGTGGGGGGTGGTCGTCGGCTGCGGAGAGGAAGCGGTGCAGCGCGGTGTCCATGTCGTCGAGGAGGGCATCGGCGGACCGTCCGGCGCCCTCCTCGATTTCCCGTTCGCGCTGATCATCGCTGGCGTACTGCGGCAGGTCGGTGCCCGTACGGGCTGAGGTGAGCAGCCGGGTGCGCGAGTCGGCGCTGCGGGCGAGGTGCGTCAAGACGTGGGCGCGGGTCCAGCCGGGCAGCAGGGAGGGGGCCTTCACGTCCTCGTCCGACAGCGTCGCCGCGGTCGAGCGTAGCCGGCCGACACAGGTGCGCAGCAGGGGCAGGAGGGCGGCAGGGCTGGCTTCTTCCTTGTGCGGCATGGGCCTCCGATCGGTGATGACGCGTCGCCTTACCTGTTCCCAGGTTCCCAGTTTGTGGCGCTATGCACTCCGTCGCCCCGCTCACGCTGAGGATGAACAGCCGTACGGGTACTCGTCGTTCACTGCAATGGATCGGGTCGCGTTCCAGGTTTCCCAGGGGCGCAGCCGGCATGAACTGCGCCATGGGCGTGGGCCTGTTCGCGGGTCAGTTCCCCGGAGGTGACGTCTCGCCCAGTGCGAGGGAGATCGCTGCGGTCTGCTGACGCGGGCTGACGGCCTCGGGGGTCTTGCTGGTACTGGGCCGGCGCCGCGTGTCCGCCTCCGGCCCGGATGAGGGCGCGGGCTGGAGACAGGCACGCGGGGCAGCCGGGTTCAGTCGGCAGTGTAAGCCGTCACGGAGGAGCTGTTCGAGAACTGGTAGCGGTAGTTCACGTTGTCCTTGACGTCGATCGCGACGGCCCTCCAGATGTTCGCGTTGGCTGTCCTGTAGTTGGACTGGCAGTAGTTGGGATTGCCTGCTGCCGTGTAGAAGCACACGCGGACCTGGACGCTTGCGGGGTGGACGACCTTCAGGTTGATGTCGCTGCAGGCCGAGGACGTTTTATACATATCGCTGTAACTGTGGTCGATGTGCTTGGTGAACTTGACCGCTCCGCCATAGCAAGTCGCCGCGCTCGCCGGCCCGGCGGTAGCCAGGCCAAGGCCCAGTCCGGATACGAGTAGAGCGACAGCGGACGCGCCGGCATTGAGGCGGGTGGGCACGGAACGCTTCATGGACAGATCCCCCTGGAAACATCGGACGGAATGGCACGGGAAGCACACATCGTTGGTGGACAGCAGGCACGTGACGTGGTCCGAGTTTCGCAGAGAGGGAGAGATCGGGGAACCTTCAACCATCCGCAGCTTAGAGGGAGTTAGGGCCCAGCACCTTCGCCCGCGGCCGGAAGTGCCGTGTTGTAACCGCCTTAGCGTCTGCTCCTTGACGGTTCGGCAGATCCACCCACCGGAGGGCAAGGTTCGTCTCTTGGGCCGACGCCGGGCAGGCTGCGCGTCCTCATGGGTCTGGTTCACGGTCTGCTGACCGGTGCAAGGCGCTTCTCAACCGGCCGTGTAGGGCACCTTGAGCGTGCCCCGGGGGCCTCGTCCGCCCCGCGACGTGGGCCTGCGGGCGATCTTCTCGAGGACGACGTCTGTCTGCGACGTGTCGGCGTGCTCACGTTTGTGCAGAAAGGTAGGGACGGATGAATGTGCCGAGCAAGTCACCGCCGGGTGGCGCTCATTGCGATGCGACGTGATGGGCAGTGGATCAAAGCGGCCTGTTCGAGGACTGCTGCCTGCCCGTCGTAGTCGACTTCATGCCGTTCCATGTCGACGAGCGTTGGCAGGGCCAAGCGCTGCTGCATCTGGGAGACCTCCCTGCTGGGAGATCCAGGGGCATAGTCGCCGCGCAGGTTGAAGCAGCTGCGCATCGCTCGGCTGTCCGTGGCCAGTTGAGATTCCCCACCGACGGTCAGTAAGTGGGGAGTTATCTGGCCGACAGGGATGACGCATAGTGATCGCCGGACGTTTGGCGACGAGCTGACTGTGCTGCTGGGTGAGGCGTGTCGGTAGGCAACCGATTTACCGGGCGTTGCGGGATCACTCCGGTGTCGCAGCTGACTGTGTCTGGGCGTTGAACACCAGCTCCCACAGGTGCCCGTCAGGGTCGGTGAAGTAGCCTATGTAAGCCCCGTCATAGGTGCCCGCGGCCTCGGGTACCGCCCCACCCGCCGTGCCGACTCGGGCGAGGATGTCGTCGACCTCCGCCCTGCTGCCGATGGCGCAGGAAATGACGCACGCGCCCGGCACGGCAGCGTGGGGAATGGCAACGCCGGCACGGTCGAGGTACGTCGCGTACTCCCCGCGCTGGATCAGGAACAGCGACAGGTTCGGCAGCTCGAAGAGGATGGCGTCAACGTCGACGGCTGCCGTGGACAGCCCCAGTCCATCCCGGTAGAAGCGCAGGGAGCTGTCCAGGTCGGCGACCGGAAGCGAGACGACGACGGTTTTCGGCTTCAAGGCTTCTCCTGGCGTCGGGGGGTTCAAGATACCTAGGTGGTGGATACGCAGAGCAACGCCGCAACTGACGGTACATGGGGGATCCGAATTGGCCGCTGTCACGCGGCCCGTGAGGTCAATACTCTTCTCAACCAGGCGCTCAACCAGGCTGCTCGACGAGGCAGCCGCGCGCAGTTCACCCTCGCCGATCTTGGCCGCGCGCTCGACCTGGCACAGCTGTGGCTCGACAGTCTGCACACTAGGCCGGATCTTCCTCCGAACCCCTCCTGCAGGGGTGCTTCAGCCGCAACAGCAAGGCGTGTGCCGGATGGTTGGCGAACTCGCCGTGGGGCAGAGGGACTGCTACGTGATCGTGTGGCATTCCTGATTCCGGCTGACGGTGTCATCGCCAGGACAGTCTCTCTGATCGGGGCGGGATCGCCCGTAGCGCGTCCGTACCCAGTCAGGGCACAGGCGTTGCGAGAGGTCCAGCAGGCCGGGCATGCCTGCTGTCCGTAACGCTTGTCACGCCGACGGCGCGTCGGTGTGTTCGATAACAGTGCTTTCTACCAGCAGTTTCCTCAGACCCGGCGAGACTACTGACGTGTGGCGGCCTGTACATCTGCGGCCGTTACCGTCGCAGGCTTGCCGTCCTGGAGCTGCTGGAGGCGCTCGAGTGTCGCGGCGAGCATGGCCTGCGTCCCCGAGGGGTCTCCCGCAGCGCCGCCTTCGATTCGGACCCGAATGCTGGCATTGCCCGAGCGGACGTACCCGTAGACGGAATCGTTGCTGACCATCATCAGCGTGTTCTCGTCGCCAATGGGCTTCTTGGGGGCGTGCTGCTCGCTCGACTTGGTGCCCTTCCATTTCTCAAACTGACTGTGGGCGGCATCAGCCGAGTCGAAGAGACAGATCGTCACGTGCGCCATGTTGACCGTGGAGCCGTTGTACTCGTATGAGGAGTCGCTGCCACGGACCCAGCCCGCTGGCGCGGAGTCCGCGTCCGGCGAGGCGTTGCAGTACTGCCCCTCCGTCACCGACTTGTCCCCGTGCAGGGAGTAGCCGGTAAGGGCTTCGCCGTCGCCCAGCAGTGCCTGCGTGAGGTGGGCCTGGGAGAGATCCTTGATCGGCTTGTCTTTCGGGGCGGGAGTAGCCTCCTGCTTGTCCGCCTGATCACCGGTATCCGCCTTGTTGCTGTCCGAAGAGCAGGCGGTGAGCAGAGCCGTCCCGGCGAGGGCGGTGATGAGGGCGACGCGTACACGTGACATGCGCACACCCTAGCCGCAGTTGATCTTCGACTATCGAGCCGCCTGGCCTGTCTGATCCCTTTGCGAAGCCTGCCGACGGTAACCGCGCGAAGCGCAGACGCCGCAAACTACTGAACGGTGAGGCTCGACGTCCTTGCTGAAGGCGCCTGATCGAGAGCTCGTCGAACTTGGCACGGGTCACCGTCGCGGCAGTCCGCCTTTGGTTTCTCTCCTGAGCGGCGTCAGGGTGTCAACGTGCCGGCCAGGATGCGCAGCCCGGTCTCTTGATCGCCGGTCCAGCGAAAGGCGGCGTCCGAACTGCGCATCCGCCCCCACAGGAGCAGCACGAGTTCTTCCGCTGTCGCGGAGAGTGTGGCCACGGCAGTGCCGGGGCCGTACATCCAGGATGTCCCGGTGTCCGTCGCGTGCAGGCGCAGGGCGTGCTGCGGAGGTTGCGCTCGTCCACGCGCCATCTGCCGTGGTGCCATCGTGTCGAAGACCTCGGCCACGCCTTCGCCGGCCAGGATCGGGTCGAGCGTTCGCGTGATGCCCAGGGCGTTCTCGGCATCCCAACGGTGAATGAGCGCCTCCAGTGCGCGGCGTCGCTGCCAGAAGCCAACTGTGTGCGGCGGATGGAAAGTCCAGGCGTTGGCACTCGGGTCGGTGTCGAGCGCCTTGAGCAAAGTCGTGGAACTCTCCTCGAACCACCGCGCCAGCTCTCCAGGGCCACGCGGTGCCGGGGCGGCCTTGTACGTGCCGTGATGATCGGTAACCGCGGCTGCCGCCCACAGATTTGAGCTGCCCAGGTGCTCAGCCAGATCATGGAGCGTCCACTCGCCGCAGTGCTCGATGGGCACAGCCAGATCACCGTCAAGGCATCCGCGGAACGCGTCGAGTTCGTCACTCAGGTGCTGCAGCAGAGATTCCGAGTCCATGACCAGCGAACGTAACTCAGCCCACTGACATCGCGCCCCGAGCTCGACCCACAGGCCCTAGTCCAAGCCCTCCACCATTTTGAGCTTGTCGAACTTCCCACCTTCACCTGTCCAGCCCAGACCATCGATCACCTTGGCCATGAGCAGCGCGGTGTAGTCGTCCTTTGAGAGCGCCTCGCACGCCTCCGGCCGGCTCCGCTCGCTCTCCTTGGTCTTCTTCTCCACGGCGTCTGCCGCTTCCTTGGCCACGTCTGCGTACCCTGAACGGACCATGCCTGCGAGCGTCGTGTCGAGCGCATCGACCCGCTTCTCGGCCTCCAGCAGATGGACCAGTGGGTACGGGCCCTGGAACCTCGCTGGATCCGCGGCGTGATCAGCCACCTCACCGCTGCCGACACCGTTCTGGACGCCACCAACGCCGCCCGGTTCACCAAGCCAACCAGTCTGCCGTCCGCACATGGGAGAACTTGCAGTCCGCCGCCCGCGGCGGATACAGCGAGTCCTCCGGGATCACCCTGACCGACCAAGACGTGATCCTCCTCGGGCTGCGCCACAGCGTCTCCGGTAAACGACGGCTGGGTGCGGAAGCTGACCAGCCACGGGGTGTGCGGGCGGGGC
This region includes:
- a CDS encoding DUF6009 family protein, with the protein product MQHHTYKCGLCRWNGYRLASTTHAWSATHALSTGAEPDSDSGLYRQRVFFPLLHDRDRLPTGLYQEASMGVPQVDRVDVPSRAPYPSARPPPRHT
- a CDS encoding type II toxin-antitoxin system Phd/YefM family antitoxin, translated to MDHVELSDAIADFASLIGRVEETGERMCIIDGGEPTSVLLPAAELAELEHFAQRAPSGARHRPRSRSGQGHPFGPDPQGPYIRYVHADGGRMTFVRDRVVVAELRSVEEIDWLEDRARTARQSYMPPKQADAFEEFLARQGPVGDGVAWIASSWRNQEPFTEIVFIKGPTAEDVALAYGADAQDVADGLLLRQVEEQDAREGTDNLTRVLAFGEENGWTWLGYHDFDHAFSRSLEPPPEQQITLSATMAKAIYDFSYFEDGAYQNPFPIEDGATDRRDMYELIWYTPGKAPFAPEAPLSFLNLHLRIAEKAGNWRDNIALFFEGLERAFGLALPRDAITSGNVRCARPARR
- a CDS encoding MFS transporter, which encodes MTATHPDRASGRNPEIIAVLGAFVLNGALLGSWAPRVPALAAQIGAEEGALGLSLLGASVGMIASSILAGRLCAAFGARIVMAVSGVAGSAMLPVLGLARSPAMLGLLLVVLGVMVGGMDVAMNVAGVTATRRAGRSIMPLFHAAFSFGTLAGSVSAAVAAWQGLAPSRHFVIVAVVCGGVTIGIVRWIPVEKRLRVSAEVGHAEQAPFRRPALWLLGGVALCASIAEGATADWSALFGVQERGLSEATGALIYSCFSTTMACTRLCGEAIQRRWGAPHMLIGGAAIGGLGLVTAVMAPSPALTFAGFAVAGVGLAYASPVVIELSGAAGRRPDGGGGEREVAFATTIAYSGFLLGPPMVGGVAELTSLPVALGAVAVLVLLIGPLTLAAGTFRRRELSRAEESAANPVQQRARPSRRRHRKRRPVPRATRRHPS
- a CDS encoding maleylpyruvate isomerase family mycothiol-dependent enzyme, with product MPHKEEASPAALLPLLRTCVGRLRSTAATLSDEDVKAPSLLPGWTRAHVLTHLARSADSRTRLLTSARTGTDLPQYASDDQREREIEEGAGRSADALLDDMDTALHRFLSAADDHPPHAWDVPVRWLGAGLRPVRGAVASMLREVEVHHTDLDAGHTPARWPASFTARELDATTAKLRTNPHTPPMTLRADEDQVPRVLGDGPGPRVNGPAAELLGWLTRRTDGHMLSVEPRGPLPALPTWRS
- a CDS encoding VOC family protein, which codes for MQTVEPQLCQVERAAKIGEGELRAAASSSSLVERLVEKSIDLTGRVTAANSDPPCTVSCGVALRIHHLGILNPPTPGEALKPKTVVVSLPVADLDSSLRFYRDGLGLSTAAVDVDAILFELPNLSLFLIQRGEYATYLDRAGVAIPHAAVPGACVISCAIGSRAEVDDILARVGTAGGAVPEAAGTYDGAYIGYFTDPDGHLWELVFNAQTQSAATPE
- a CDS encoding maleylpyruvate isomerase family mycothiol-dependent enzyme; this translates as MDSESLLQHLSDELDAFRGCLDGDLAVPIEHCGEWTLHDLAEHLGSSNLWAAAAVTDHHGTYKAAPAPRGPGELARWFEESSTTLLKALDTDPSANAWTFHPPHTVGFWQRRRALEALIHRWDAENALGITRTLDPILAGEGVAEVFDTMAPRQMARGRAQPPQHALRLHATDTGTSWMYGPGTAVATLSATAEELVLLLWGRMRSSDAAFRWTGDQETGLRILAGTLTP